In the Corythoichthys intestinalis isolate RoL2023-P3 chromosome 12, ASM3026506v1, whole genome shotgun sequence genome, one interval contains:
- the LOC130927466 gene encoding syntaxin-19-like, with protein MKDRLKELLERTQNSPDSGSISFNPLSEEEDGTDKSVVVGVITPEAVIFEEEPVIDNFLSEVQQIRNDIVALEIEVLKFGQQQKMLVATMRRFSIMKKESSITRDIKLQAESLHRRLDKLSKQVQKTEEQHGPTAVTTRIQRSQHTSVYLKFQQVMRQYNEGLLTKQERCKHFIIRQLEVSGKDVTEEEVNEMVATGKWEVFNENLLNDVKITRSQLSEIEQRHKELLSLESNMMEMKDLFMDIFMLVEEQGTHIEHIQTNVERTQDYVAASNEKFKLAARYKKKNPLRRLCCCCCPPWKCCF; from the exons ATGAAAGACCGCTTGAAAGAGTTACTGGAGAGAACTCAGAATTCTCCTGATTCAGGAAGCATAAGTTTTAACCCTCTGTCCGAGGAGGAAGATGGCACTGACAAGTCTGTGGTCGTCGGGGTCATAACACCTGAGGCCGTGATATTTGAGGAGGAGCCAGTCATTGACAACTTTCTATCGGAAGTTCAGCAAATCCGAAATGATATTGTTGCACTGGAAATCGAG GTCCTTAAATTCGGCCAACAACAAAAGATGTTGGTTGCAACTATGCGCCGTTTCAGTATAATGAAAAAAGAGAGCAGCATAACGAGGGACATCAAGCTCCAAGCTGAGAGCCTCCACCGACGTCTGGACAAGCTTTCCAAACAGGTGCAAAAAACAGAAGAGCAGCACGGTCCTACTGCTGTTACAACAAGAATACAACGCTCTCAGCATACATCAGTCTACCTCAAATTCCAGCAG GTAATGCGGCAGTATAATGAAGGACTGTTGACCAAGCAGGAGCGCTGCAAGCACTTCATTATCCGGCAGCTAGAAGTCTCGGGAAAGGATGTGACGGAAGAGGAGGTGAATGAGATGGTTGCCACGGGAAAATGGGAAGTTTTCAATGAAAACCTGCTAAATGATGTCAAAATCACTCGGTCCCAATTGTCAGAGATTGAACAGAGGCACAAG GAACTCTTGAGCCTTGAAAGCAACATGATGGAGATGAAGGACCTCTTCATGGATATTTTTATGTTGGTGGAGGAACAAGGGACCCACATTGAGCACATCCAGACCAATGTGGAACGGACCCAGGACTATGTGGCAGCTTCTAATGAGAAGTTCAAGTTGGCCGCCAGgtacaaaaaaaagaaccccCTTCGTCGACTCTGCTGCTGTTGTTGCCCTCCCTGGAAATGCTGCTTTTAA